The proteins below come from a single Canis aureus isolate CA01 chromosome 14, VMU_Caureus_v.1.0, whole genome shotgun sequence genomic window:
- the GC gene encoding vitamin D-binding protein — protein sequence MKRILVFLFAVAFVHALERGRDYEKEKVCKELANLGKDDFTSLSMVLYSRKFPSSTFEQISHLVNEVVSLTETCCAEGADPDCYDHRTSALSARSCEKDSPFPVHPGTAECCTREGLERKLCMAALKHQPQEFPTYVEPTNDEICEAFRKDPKDFAEKFMYEYSINYGQAPLSLLVGYTKSYLSMVGSCCTSSSPTACFLKERLQMKHLSLLTTMSNRICSQYAAYGKEKSRLSHLIKLAQKVPTAELEDVLPLAEEINTVLSKCCESTSEDCMAKELPEYTVKICDNLSTKNSKFKDCCQEKTPMDIFVCAYFMPAAPTPELPAIELPANADVCDKGNTKAIDQYTFELSRRTHLPEVFLSKILEPTLKSLAECCDSEDSTGCMNAQGPQLKKELSSFIDKGQKLCADYSENTFTEFKKKLAEGLKAQFPDASATDLQGLIDKRSDFASKCCSINSPPIYCDSEIDVEMNNTV from the exons ATGAAGAGGATCCTGGTTTTTCTGTTTGCTGTAGCATTTGTGCATGCTCTAGAAAGAG GCCGAGATTATGAGAAGGAAAAAGTTTGCAAGGAACTTGCCAATCTGGGAAAAGATGACTTCACATCTTT ATCAATGGTCTTATATAGCAGAAAGTTTCCCAGTAGCACATTTGAACAGATCAGTCACCTCGTGAATGAAGTTGTCTCCTTGACAGAAACTTGCTGTGCTGAAGGGGCCGACCCAGACTGCTATGACCACAGG ACCTCAGCATTGTCTGCCAGGTCCTGTGAAAAGGACTCTCCATTCCCAGTACACCCAGGAACTGCTGAGTGCTGTACCAGAGAGGGCCTTGAACGCAAACTCTGTATGGCTGCCCTGAAGCACCAGCCACAAGAATTTCCTACCTATGTAGAGCCAACAAATGATGAAATATGTGAGGCATTCAGGAAAGATCCCAAAGACTTTGCTGAGAA ATTTATGTATGAATATTCCATTAATTATGGACAAGCCCCTCTATCACTCTTAGTCGGTTATACCAAGAGTTATCTCTCTATGGTAGGGTCCTGCTGTACCTCATCAAGTCCAACAGCTTGCTTTTTGAAAGAG AGACTCCAGATGAAACACTTATCACTTCTCACCACTATGTCAAATAGAATTTGTTCACAATATGCTGCTTATGGGAAGGAGAAATCAAGACTCAG CCATCTCATAAAATTAGCACAGAAAGTGCCAACTGCTGAGCTGGAGGATGTTTTGCCACTAGCTGAAGAGATCAACACAGTTCTCTCCAAGTGCTGTGAGTCTACCTCTGAGGACTGCATGGCCAAGGAG CTACCTGAATACACAGTAAAAATCTGTGATAACTTATCCACAAAGAATTCTAAGTTCAAGGACTGTTGTCAAGAAAAAACGCCCATGGACATTTTTGTGTGCGCTTACTTCATGCCAGCTGCTCCAACACCTGAGCTGCCAGCCATTGAGTTGCCTGCAAATGCGGATGTATGTGATAAAGGAAACACCAAAGCCATAGATCA GTATACATTTGAATTAAGTAGGAGAACTCATCTTCCAGAAGTATTCCTCAGTAAAATACTTGAGCCAACCCTGAAAAGCCTTGCAGAATGCTGCGACTCTGAAGATTCTACTGGCTGTATGAATGCTCAG GGACCTCAACTGAAAAAGGAATTATCTTCTTTCATTGACAAGGGACAAAAACTATGTGCAGATTATTCGGAAAACACTTTTACTGAGTTTaagaaaaa ACTAGCAGAGGGATTAAAAGCACAATTCCCTGATGCCAGTGCAACCGACCTCCAAGGGTTGATTGACAAGCGCTCAGACTTTGCCTCCAAGTGCTGCTCCATAAACTCACCTCCCATCTACTGTGATTCAGAG